The stretch of DNA gCACATATTGTATAGAATGTAGAGTACGATGTcctatatatgaaataaatatggtATGGAATAGAtgcatttcatattttacttcatattttatatatatattttccattttgtttataatataaaattctattgatttattttcaactgATTCCTACGTAGGTGTTTTCGGGATGTATATCACGCAGctcctaaaaaaaaattaatcaataattatttaaaactgaaATAGAACATTATAACTATATACGAAGCTATTTACGAAGCtacatataattgtaattgtatcAAGCTTTAATATTAgtggaattaaaaattttattcttctctatatagaattataagaaaaagaaatagaaatcatgtaattaaatcattaaaaaaaatatggatttaAAATGCTCAAAGAAGAAACTGTCCATTCTATATAAATCACCATTCACGCAAGATAAAACGTACGTGTAACATTTGATAGTGATTAGTCTTCGCCTCCTCcgtttcttctttatttgtttcatgATTTGGTAGCATCGATAATCCGTTTATATCTTCTAATGGTCCAAAAGTCCATCCGCCTTCTCCATCAAATCTTAGCAACAGTTTATGATACTTTGCAAGCGATGCCACTCGATGAGTGATGGTTAACAAGGTgattcctttcttttttgcgGTTTCGTACATTATTCCTTCAGCTTCGAGGCTGACAGCACTCGTGCACTCGTCTAATAAAGCGTATTGTGGTGCGTGATAAAAGAGTCGCGTCATCGCAAGCCGCTGTTTTTCACCACCCGATAGAGTAGAATCCCAATCGCCAAGAGCGTCAAAGCCTTTTGGTTCTCTTTCTACGAGACTTCGCAGATCCACATCGTCTAGTAGCCGTAGCAGTTCCTCATCGGAGCAATTCTCTGACCTATAAGAATATGAACTAATGTACATCTCTCTCTGATTcgtgtaataaaaacaattaaaaacaaaaattctttttatataaaatataaaaaagtatagacAAAggagtattaaatataaaaaagtatagacaaagtataaaaaaaaaaacatataaacaagtataaagtttttaaattatatattagaaattaatcaCACAATTCAATctgctttaattttaatcaattcaataattttatttaacttatcaTTATCAGTCGACAATGTGAAAGATTATTGCTTGTAGCCCAAGTTTTTTCTCTCAGCACTCGTAgttagaaattttcttttttatcagatTTCTTATCCCTAGAGAACACGATATCACGCTCTTATTCAAcgtcgaataaaaaaatttgataaaaaaaaacgtaatagAATGTTCAAGACCGAGAATAATAATCCACCTTGACATCCTTTGCAATGAATAAGTTTATCTTTTctcagttttaattttttaatgaattaattataaaatatatgaaccTGGAGTGTGTCGGATAGATAATTTGATCTCGAAGGCAACCCACGGTCATATAGGGCTTCTgcggaatataaaataaagcggGTCTGCCGTGTTCAAAAGAGTTCCTCTCGGCTGGTCTGATGAGGGTTCCATCGTAGACGGGCCAGAGACCGGATATGACGCGGAAAAGGGAGCTCTTACCACAGCCGTTGGGACCGGTGATCAGAAGATGGTCACCTGGTTTTATCTGTAAatcataattacataaataaatatggtAAATATAAAGATAGTAGCATAAGAgcagaatatatttatcataatctCTGTTACAacttaaatgtaataaaaaatagaatttaataaaataaaagttaagagtaaaaagaaatatagtaggagcaataaaatatacaataaatgcaataaaaattacaaatatatgaacacatatttttctcgatatttgAAAGTTGGCACAGCCGACTGTACGGACATTTGAGATATTATAACTGGTTACTTACATTGACTGTTAAGCTAGGTACGATAACTTCGCAATTAGGCGTGACTATCGGTACATTGATTAAGCTTATACTGCCGTCCATGCTTTCACGAACAATTccttattataaacataaaatcacataaaaaataattgtaagaaacttataacaataattaaattatatggaTCATTAAACTAAATGTCTTtagatgaaaattaataaactaattaaaataataataataattttagtggACTGTTATAGattggattaaaaaaaattacgaaaaaatcaatattcaattatttaaatttcgtcataataaaatataatcttatttaaattttataacttacCTTTAATTACTGGAGTTCCATTACTaaattcgattattttttctgcaagTTGTTGAGCGTTACCATTCGAAAGAGATCTCGAAGTGCTACCGACGACGTTTCTCTTGTATTTGCAGAGCGCAGCATCTCTAAACACGTCTAACATTTCGCTGACACGCGCTGCGTATCCCGCCAACGCAACCAATTcctattttaagaaaaaaattgatttacgaaaaaattcaaataaaaacaaaagaaattgtaaaaattaaaatgcgcACTTTATAAGAAGACATTAATCGTTCAACAGCATCTGCTCCAGAGCTCAAGAGATTTTTTGAAGTGGTCAAGTATCTCGTTCGCTCACTCACTCCACCTAATTAATAGACATAAACGctcgatattaatattgtgttGCTCTACAGTTGCACAAGATTGTAAAGTTTGTTCTATATAAtgatagtaatatatatatataggtatataatatattactatcattatataaaatataatattaaatatgaaaatgagggaaatttttctattaatttataatttacaaattacattattattgctatttgCATTGTGTTTGCATGCAAACTattctatttgaaaatttcgtCATCGTACGTACCATCGCCGTCCGCGTTAATCATCTTGCCTCTTGATGACGTAACTGTGTTGTAAAGCAATGGCATGGCGATAACGAGAAGTCCAGTGCCGGACCACACGTATTTCATGAGAAATTGCTCCAGCATCACGTACCAGAGCTTGACGGCGAGAATGCGCTGCAGATGTGTCACCAAGGACTTATAAGCGGAATTCAGATAACGATGTTCCGTATCGTGTCCACCGTAGAATGCAATTTCTTCTGCATGGGCACTGATACGAGCGTGAGCTTCTCTCAATTTTCCACGTCGCGCTGCTTCTTCGGCGACCAAGTGGCCAAACTTTGGTGAAGTGAAACGTAGAACTTGCCCAGTTAAAGCAATTACCACTGCCGCTAATAACGGTCCTGTaagtaataaaacattaaagtttttagaaatatcaagTGAAATGTATGTctcaacaatatatatatatatataataatactataaaagTTTCACCTGGTATTGTCCTGGCGCCCATTTTGTGTGAGAACGAAATAAGCGCGATGCCGACTAAAGCACAATCTAATAGCGGTTTAGTTAAACTAGAATATAGATGCGCTACGGAACTGGCTAGTTCGGACAGATCATCCGTCAGTCTTTGTTCGGCACCACCGAGTCTAGTGTCTAAAGCTGATACTCTATAGTAAGTCTGCTGACTCAGGTACATCTTATAGGCATGCTTCACCAGACGTTCCCTGcacaaacaaacaaaaaggattatattttgttttattaatctaaTGGCGAGAGAAACatgctattaataatacacgaaaaaaaatgaatcaaGTGCAATATAACGCGATagaaaattgcagaaaaaaatacaaaaatgcaGAATTCGAGATGAAAGAGTGCGGCCAAGCGCCCATAGACGTTCCGCCTCTATTTCgtatcttaaatatttcaataaatgataCATAGATATTGAAGCTTAGGATGGGTAGAATAAGAATCTGAAATCTTAGTAATACTCTCTCAACTGTTTTGGAGAAAAACGTTCCAAAAGGATTTGCAATCTCAATAGATGGCCAAACTAACGCGTGACTTGAACTTTGTGCGTTATCTGCTCGGCTCAAGTTCAAGTTTATTTACACAGCAACTTGTGTCATCTTTCtacaatttttgcttttacttaacatttataattaaagtaaaatcagCTGACAACGTGCAAAGTTCACATCCCGCGCTAGTATGACCAATGGCGGCCATCTATTGAGATGACAGCCTTTTGTCTGAGAGGATAACACCGATACCGAGATTTTAGATTCTTATTCTACTCGTCCTAAGCTTCAATTCTATGTATCacttattgaaatattcaaaataggAAAATTTCAATGAGAAAGGAGCGGAACTTGGTCACactctttataattttttgtgctaggtcacacattaaaaaaattaagatatgtacagaatatgtattttatatctatgtttttcaattctgtaaatgttttttactatacaaaattaaagatagaaatctataatctataatacaaaattatagatttctatctttaattttgtctCGATCATAAATTCGTCAAATTCAATTCATCagttataacaataatttatttcaaagagagaaagaaggcaAGCCGAAGATTTAAGAAGAGACTTTCTCATGTGCGATCTTCAATATCAGAAGGTGAACGAACGGTAATATTGTGTCtcaaaaaacaaagaaaacatATCTAACTAAATAGAATGTTAAATATTgtgatcaaaatatttgtaaactttcgaatgaaataatttgtttctaatacatttatttgtatttttattagtaagaaaaacattttgtgaTCGAATTGGAAACACATTCTGTACAGTTGCATTTCCTACACTTtgtttccttctcttttcatatttctctttctcttcaaaCATCTCACCGCAAGATAACGGTTAAGAAGATATAGATAGTTTCACAATCAGTCATACTATCGCCAGTCTCTTTTCCTCATCAAGTTCGTTTTAAACAGagaagataataaaatgcagATAAAACGAATGTTTCTGTTTGAAAGAGAAGAAACAGCTAAGAAACTGAAAAAGGACAACTGGAAAGCAATTAATCACGTGCTAGAGCTTTGATAATGGAAtgtaaaaaagcaaataaaaaataaatagtaagaaataaatagacaTCCGCTGATTTAAATGTTAGAGAAGACGGTGCTGAGGAAGAGCGGAAACACACACCTAAAGCTAAGTGCCAGTCGACCCTCGAGGTATCTGATGGCGGAGTTGACGAAAGTGGCCGGCAGGGCGATGGCGAACCATCGCGCGAGCATCAGCCCGAAGCCATGTACGTCGCGCAACACTATCCTCTTCACGATTTGACCCTCCAGCTCGGCCACGTACACCGACAGGAAGGTCCTCGCCAACAACGTCAGCGTCGCGCACGCCAGCAAACCCGCTTCTCTACTCCGCCATCCCGGCACCATGATCTTCAACAACATGATCAGCTGTCGAAGAAAATCGCGATCCAATCCAAccgataattttgatttctttcTGCCACTTTTGGTGTTTCGACCAGGAGGATTATTCGGAAGAACGATGTCGTTTTCATCATGTTTCGATTGAGACGGCTGATTTTTCTTCTGGTATTGTTTGAGGCAGGTGAGGATGTGCGGATAAGCAAGTTTGAGGAGATACAATGTCGTAGCGGCACCGGCGACACCGCGCGTCAGCGTTTCTTGTCGCACGCCGTAGCGCGCGGATGCGCTGTCAATCAGCTTCGAGAACACCGACGACATCCTTCGTTTTTGTCGTATATCTTCGTCGGGAATTAGCGAATTTTAATAACGTGCATCCCGCGCCACTACGAAAATCACGATTACGACGGCGATAACGGCGCATCTACGACTCCGCTTTGCTTCGCTGCACGCCTTCGTCGTACGACGTCGTCGCAATACGCGCTATTTTAGAACCGAGCAgaaatgaaagagaaagagagagaaacagtATCTCCtgattacacacacacacgtgaTTACGTGAACGCACGCGCGTGTGACCGCTTAGATCGGCCACCAGCTGGCGACTGAACGCTTGCTCTCGCGCGATACCCCGCGATTCCCCCACCGCATCCCGCGACAGCTACGTTTCGCGTGCGATCCTTTTGCGCGATTGCTTACAATTCTTACCGCTCTTATACTCTGCATTGCTAAAACGAGTTAAACTTTCTTGTTCAAGATACAATCTGTGGCGAAATAACAAAAGTGAATCGActtttttgcaagaaattgTCAGATTGTGAATTATTGGAGAACAAGCTTTTTAAATTTCCAGAATTTTTGCGAGTTTGAAGAATATCAATAATCTTAACAGTTCTGTCAATTTTATGAATGCTAAGAATGCAAATTTTACCgctaataacaaatttttgtagaatttttccttaatttgtttagacattaatattttttacttgattatatgtatattggaaaacgtttaatttataagaatgtTGATAAGATATTTGATGtttgatatttgataatatgtCAAACCAATATTATTTGTCTTGAGATATCCTTCTTCAACtttgtttttgtattaaatgaaTGACGCactgaatatattaaatgaatgACGCACTTGCACAAACATATAACACTCGAGATACGATGATAATTATTCGTTacaattcttattaaatattataatgatagagtgacacacacacacacacacacacacacacacacacacacacacacactcggAGCTATTGCTCCGTTTTTGCCATCTGCTCAAATGTCTTCTTGGTCAAAAAACctcacatttatataaaacgagAATATAGGCCGGAGACTCAACTGCGTTCTTACATGATGCGTTTGGACGCACTTACAATTGGTTATAGTATAACTGCAACGATAGTTCGCATTGCGCTATCGGTCAACGCTCCGGTCTGATTCACAGCTGATCGCATCCTCATTTTATTTAGGCCGTATTTTACTAGTACGTCATGTAGAGAGCTATTGTTTAGATCTTGGCACTTTGTAACAGATACACGGTATATCGAATAATCAAATGTTGTgaaaagagaattaaaattaaaatctaatattcTTGAAACAACAAGCTGATAGAGCAGGAGCTAGTTATAATTgctcaaatttttcatttattacaaaataatcacaaataCAGACATTTCGGCCTAAACGacgccatcttcagtgtaacaaattaatataaataatgtcgtCGCTAGTCGGAAAACGTTGACAAGATAATCAGAATAGACATATTCTCAGGCAATACTTATGATTTGGATAACGCATCCTTTTTTTAACACggattgtacattttttcatatcgAACTTATGTGAAGCCAAGGAACATCTTAGTAGGTCCGTTAGACATGTGTATCaaacaaataaagtaaaacatGCGTCGACGGCAGTGAGTCGGGCTTGACTGAAATTTAAGCAATTATAACTAACTCCTGCTCTATCAGCTTGTTgtttcaagaatattattttaataagaaaaagagctatatatatatttatactattgtattaaaatctaatattcttcaa from Linepithema humile isolate Giens D197 chromosome 2, Lhum_UNIL_v1.0, whole genome shotgun sequence encodes:
- the Abcd1 gene encoding ATP-binding cassette sub-family D member 1; its protein translation is MSSVFSKLIDSASARYGVRQETLTRGVAGAATTLYLLKLAYPHILTCLKQYQKKNQPSQSKHDENDIVLPNNPPGRNTKSGRKKSKLSVGLDRDFLRQLIMLLKIMVPGWRSREAGLLACATLTLLARTFLSVYVAELEGQIVKRIVLRDVHGFGLMLARWFAIALPATFVNSAIRYLEGRLALSFRERLVKHAYKMYLSQQTYYRVSALDTRLGGAEQRLTDDLSELASSVAHLYSSLTKPLLDCALVGIALISFSHKMGARTIPGPLLAAVVIALTGQVLRFTSPKFGHLVAEEAARRGKLREAHARISAHAEEIAFYGGHDTEHRYLNSAYKSLVTHLQRILAVKLWYVMLEQFLMKYVWSGTGLLVIAMPLLYNTVTSSRGKMINADGDGGVSERTRYLTTSKNLLSSGADAVERLMSSYKELVALAGYAARVSEMLDVFRDAALCKYKRNVVGSTSRSLSNGNAQQLAEKIIEFSNGTPVIKGIVRESMDGSISLINVPIVTPNCEVIVPSLTVNIKPGDHLLITGPNGCGKSSLFRVISGLWPVYDGTLIRPAERNSFEHGRPALFYIPQKPYMTVGCLRDQIIYPTHSRSENCSDEELLRLLDDVDLRSLVEREPKGFDALGDWDSTLSGGEKQRLAMTRLFYHAPQYALLDECTSAVSLEAEGIMYETAKKKGITLLTITHRVASLAKYHKLLLRFDGEGGWTFGPLEDINGLSMLPNHETNKEETEEAKTNHYQMLHELRDIHPENTYVGIS